One genomic region from Magallana gigas chromosome 3, xbMagGiga1.1, whole genome shotgun sequence encodes:
- the LOC105318039 gene encoding eukaryotic translation initiation factor 5A-1 isoform X3 — protein MADTDHLDDDFASVDAGASKTIPCQCSSLRKNGYVCIKSRPCKIVEMSTSKTGKHGHAKVHLVGIDIFTGKKYEDICPSTHNMNVPLVDRRDFQLIDVLDDGTISVMDDNGDTREDLNLPPGDLGKDIKDRFEKGETIAVTVLNSMGEEQITGVKNLS, from the exons ATGGCAGATACGGACCATTTAGATGATGATTTTGCGAGTGTTGATGCTGGTGCATCCAAAACTATACCTTGTCAGTGCTCAAGTCTTCGCAAAAATGGATATGTCTGCATTAAAAGCCGCCCATGCAAAATTGTTGAAATGTCAACATCCAAGACTGGAAAGCACGGTCATGCCAAG GTCCACTTGGTTGGAATTGATATTTTCACTGGTAAGAAGTATGAAGATATATGCCCCTCCACCCATAACATGAATGTTCCTCTTGTTGACCGTAGAGATTTCCAG CTTATTGATGTTCTGGATGATGGTACCATCTCTGTCATGGATGACAACGGTGATACCAGAGAGGATTTGAACCTCCCCCCTGGAGATTTGGGCAAGGATATCAAGGACCGATTTGAAAAAGGAGAAACCATCGCT GTGACTGTTTTAAATTCCATGGGTGAGGAACAAATCACTGGTGTTAAAAACCTGTCCTAA
- the LOC105318039 gene encoding eukaryotic translation initiation factor 5A-1 isoform X1 yields the protein MTKQHVTVFLNFDVERMRKIISLFGVTDEQSTRDKNLKMADTDHLDDDFASVDAGASKTIPCQCSSLRKNGYVCIKSRPCKIVEMSTSKTGKHGHAKVHLVGIDIFTGKKYEDICPSTHNMNVPLVDRRDFQLIDVLDDGTISVMDDNGDTREDLNLPPGDLGKDIKDRFEKGETIAVTVLNSMGEEQITGVKNLS from the exons ATGACAAAACAACATGTTACCGTATTTCTTAATTTCGACGTGGAGCGCATGCGTAAGATAATCTCTCTTTTTGGGGTTACCGACGAACAGTCAACACGTGACAA GAATTTAAAGATGGCAGATACGGACCATTTAGATGATGATTTTGCGAGTGTTGATGCTGGTGCATCCAAAACTATACCTTGTCAGTGCTCAAGTCTTCGCAAAAATGGATATGTCTGCATTAAAAGCCGCCCATGCAAAATTGTTGAAATGTCAACATCCAAGACTGGAAAGCACGGTCATGCCAAG GTCCACTTGGTTGGAATTGATATTTTCACTGGTAAGAAGTATGAAGATATATGCCCCTCCACCCATAACATGAATGTTCCTCTTGTTGACCGTAGAGATTTCCAG CTTATTGATGTTCTGGATGATGGTACCATCTCTGTCATGGATGACAACGGTGATACCAGAGAGGATTTGAACCTCCCCCCTGGAGATTTGGGCAAGGATATCAAGGACCGATTTGAAAAAGGAGAAACCATCGCT GTGACTGTTTTAAATTCCATGGGTGAGGAACAAATCACTGGTGTTAAAAACCTGTCCTAA
- the LOC105318039 gene encoding eukaryotic translation initiation factor 5A-1 isoform X2 — MTRSKFLRRENPQVMNLKMADTDHLDDDFASVDAGASKTIPCQCSSLRKNGYVCIKSRPCKIVEMSTSKTGKHGHAKVHLVGIDIFTGKKYEDICPSTHNMNVPLVDRRDFQLIDVLDDGTISVMDDNGDTREDLNLPPGDLGKDIKDRFEKGETIAVTVLNSMGEEQITGVKNLS; from the exons ATGACGAGGTCTAAATTCTTGCGCAGAGAGAATCCACAAGTTAT GAATTTAAAGATGGCAGATACGGACCATTTAGATGATGATTTTGCGAGTGTTGATGCTGGTGCATCCAAAACTATACCTTGTCAGTGCTCAAGTCTTCGCAAAAATGGATATGTCTGCATTAAAAGCCGCCCATGCAAAATTGTTGAAATGTCAACATCCAAGACTGGAAAGCACGGTCATGCCAAG GTCCACTTGGTTGGAATTGATATTTTCACTGGTAAGAAGTATGAAGATATATGCCCCTCCACCCATAACATGAATGTTCCTCTTGTTGACCGTAGAGATTTCCAG CTTATTGATGTTCTGGATGATGGTACCATCTCTGTCATGGATGACAACGGTGATACCAGAGAGGATTTGAACCTCCCCCCTGGAGATTTGGGCAAGGATATCAAGGACCGATTTGAAAAAGGAGAAACCATCGCT GTGACTGTTTTAAATTCCATGGGTGAGGAACAAATCACTGGTGTTAAAAACCTGTCCTAA